The following proteins are encoded in a genomic region of Synechococcus sp. CBW1002:
- a CDS encoding urease accessory protein UreE, with protein sequence MIPAAASLSPEPQPPVLTRRFFGGNPAALRLALSAEERQCLRGRRHSVCGRPLLLHLPRGEALQPGELLAPASGDELLVRVEAAPEPLLQVRAADPLALLQAAYHLGNRHVALEIQPGELRLLQDPVLAHLLEHRGLWLQAIVAPFLPESGAYGHADAHSNADAHSHADGHGHAHGHSHEHGHSHAAAHSHDG encoded by the coding sequence ATGATCCCCGCCGCAGCCTCCCTGTCGCCAGAGCCTCAACCGCCGGTGCTGACACGCCGCTTCTTCGGCGGCAACCCCGCGGCGTTGCGGCTGGCCCTCAGTGCTGAGGAGCGCCAGTGCCTGCGGGGCCGGCGCCACAGTGTCTGCGGCAGGCCCCTGCTGTTGCACCTCCCCCGCGGCGAGGCTCTGCAGCCCGGCGAGCTGCTGGCCCCCGCCTCGGGGGACGAGCTGCTTGTGCGGGTGGAGGCGGCGCCGGAACCGCTGTTGCAGGTGAGGGCTGCTGACCCCCTGGCGCTGCTGCAGGCGGCTTATCACCTCGGCAACCGCCATGTGGCACTGGAGATCCAGCCCGGCGAACTGCGGCTTCTGCAGGATCCGGTGCTGGCCCATCTTCTGGAGCACCGAGGTCTGTGGCTGCAGGCGATCGTGGCGCCGTTCCTGCCGGAGAGCGGGGCCTACGGCCACGCCGATGCACACAGCAACGCTGATGCACATAGCCACGCTGATGGACATGGCCATGCTCATGGGCACAGCCACGAGCATGGCCACAGCCATGCTGCTGCTCACAGCCATGACGGCTGA
- a CDS encoding urease subunit gamma: MHLTPQEKDKLLIVTAALLAERRLKRGLKLNYPEAVAWLSFQVLEGARDGLSVADLMATGSTWLNREQVMEGVPELIDEVQIEAVFPDGTKLVTLHDPIR, translated from the coding sequence ATGCATCTCACCCCCCAGGAGAAAGACAAGCTCCTGATCGTGACCGCTGCCCTGCTGGCGGAGCGTCGCCTCAAGCGGGGCCTGAAGCTGAACTATCCCGAGGCCGTGGCCTGGCTCAGTTTTCAGGTGCTCGAAGGAGCCCGGGACGGCCTCAGCGTGGCGGATCTGATGGCCACAGGCAGCACCTGGCTGAACCGCGAGCAGGTGATGGAAGGCGTGCCTGAACTGATCGACGAGGTGCAGATCGAGGCCGTGTTTCCTGATGGCACCAAGCTGGTCACCCTGCATGACCCGATCCGCTGA
- the ureG gene encoding urease accessory protein UreG yields MMSKLRVGVAGPVGSGKTALVEVLCRRLRQRLELAVVTNDIYTQEDAQFLTQAGALPPERIRGVETGGCPHTAIREDCSINRAAVQELEQRFPDLDLVLVESGGDNLAASFSPELVDLCIYVIDVAAGDKIPRKGGPGITRSDLLVINKIDLAPHVGASLAVMERDTLRMRGERPWCFTNLHSGEGVDRVEGFLLQQLPGLA; encoded by the coding sequence CTGATGAGCAAGCTGCGGGTTGGAGTGGCAGGCCCGGTGGGATCGGGCAAGACGGCGCTGGTGGAGGTGCTTTGCCGCCGCCTGCGCCAACGGCTGGAGCTGGCGGTGGTGACCAACGACATCTATACCCAGGAGGATGCCCAGTTCCTCACCCAGGCGGGGGCCTTGCCGCCGGAACGGATCCGGGGTGTCGAAACGGGAGGTTGTCCCCACACCGCCATCCGGGAAGACTGTTCGATCAACCGGGCGGCGGTTCAGGAGCTGGAGCAGCGCTTTCCTGATCTCGATCTTGTGCTGGTGGAGAGCGGCGGCGACAATCTGGCCGCCAGTTTCAGCCCGGAACTGGTGGATCTGTGCATCTATGTGATCGATGTGGCCGCTGGAGACAAGATTCCGCGCAAGGGCGGACCCGGCATCACCCGCTCGGATCTCCTGGTGATCAACAAGATTGATCTGGCTCCCCATGTGGGGGCCAGTCTGGCGGTGATGGAGCGCGACACGTTGCGCATGCGGGGGGAGAGGCCGTGGTGTTTCACCAACCTCCACAGCGGTGAGGGCGTGGATCGGGTCGAAGGATTTCTGCTGCAGCAGTTGCCCGGCCTGGCTTGA
- a CDS encoding urease accessory protein UreD has translation MRFSLAAADPERGSLHQGWATAPLKLQRAFRQSDGRCELPLLHTAGGLVGGDRLTIEADLDAGSRALLTSVAAQKVYGSVGRSRRAPAGSWARQELRFVLAAGADLEWLPQELVLYGGGLFEQDLRVELSEGASFLAMEVVRLGLTAAGEDLGPGRWRSALEIRRQTPIGPRWELVDRLELGGAALDSAHGMAGQPVFGSLVWASPAPLALEQRDGLLEACRQDRSGLEGDMACGALDQGLVARYRGPSSQAARFWFTRIWQRIRLSQGLPPPELPRVWPFQEQPLLSCGS, from the coding sequence TTGCGCTTCAGCCTGGCCGCGGCAGACCCGGAACGCGGCTCGCTCCACCAGGGCTGGGCAACGGCACCGCTGAAGCTGCAGCGGGCCTTCCGCCAGAGCGATGGCCGCTGCGAACTGCCGCTGCTGCACACCGCCGGCGGCCTGGTGGGCGGCGACCGCCTCACGATCGAGGCCGACCTGGACGCCGGCAGCCGCGCCCTGCTCACCAGCGTGGCCGCCCAGAAGGTCTACGGCTCGGTGGGACGCTCCCGCCGCGCCCCCGCCGGCAGCTGGGCCCGGCAAGAGCTGCGCTTCGTGCTGGCCGCGGGGGCGGATCTGGAGTGGCTGCCCCAGGAACTGGTGCTCTACGGCGGTGGGCTGTTTGAGCAGGATCTGCGGGTGGAGCTGAGCGAAGGGGCCTCCTTCCTGGCGATGGAGGTGGTGCGCCTCGGCCTCACCGCCGCCGGCGAAGACCTGGGGCCAGGCCGCTGGCGTTCGGCGCTGGAGATCCGACGCCAGACACCGATCGGCCCCCGCTGGGAGCTGGTCGATCGCCTGGAGCTGGGTGGGGCCGCCCTCGACAGCGCCCATGGCATGGCCGGCCAGCCGGTGTTCGGCTCGCTGGTGTGGGCGTCACCTGCCCCCCTGGCTCTCGAGCAGCGCGACGGACTGCTGGAGGCCTGCCGCCAGGACCGGAGCGGCCTGGAGGGCGACATGGCCTGTGGCGCCCTGGATCAGGGCCTGGTGGCCCGCTACCGCGGCCCCTCCAGCCAGGCGGCCCGCTTCTGGTTCACCCGGATCTGGCAGCGCATCCGCCTCAGCCAGGGTCTGCCGCCACCGGAACTGCCGCGGGTGTGGCCCTTCCAGGAGCAGCCATTGCTGTCCTGCGGGTCGTGA
- a CDS encoding urease accessory protein UreF: MTADPAAAALARLRLYQLVSPALPVGAFSYSEGLEVLVQQGNLADAAAVRSWLEAELRFGTVRLEAAALSTLMQMEDFAALLRLDGWLLAMREAREMRAQQRQMGQSLLQLLRALGFVVPAEDLAWPAAFAQAGRVLEIGAAELTEAYLYGWVANQLSAAVRLVPLGSTDAQRLQLALAPLIASEAACLAETDPQTLWSGGVGAALAQLRHAELYSRLFRS; encoded by the coding sequence ATGACGGCTGATCCCGCCGCCGCTGCCCTGGCCCGCCTGCGGCTGTACCAGTTGGTCAGCCCGGCCTTGCCGGTGGGCGCTTTCAGCTACTCGGAAGGCCTGGAGGTTCTGGTGCAGCAGGGCAATCTGGCCGATGCCGCCGCCGTGCGGAGCTGGCTGGAGGCCGAGCTGCGCTTCGGCACGGTGCGCCTGGAGGCGGCAGCTCTGTCCACCCTGATGCAGATGGAGGACTTCGCTGCGCTGCTCCGGCTGGATGGCTGGCTGCTGGCGATGCGGGAAGCCCGCGAGATGCGGGCCCAGCAGCGCCAGATGGGTCAGTCGCTGCTGCAGCTGCTGCGGGCGCTTGGATTCGTGGTGCCCGCTGAGGATCTCGCCTGGCCCGCCGCCTTCGCCCAGGCCGGTCGGGTGCTGGAAATCGGAGCTGCGGAGCTCACGGAGGCCTATCTCTACGGCTGGGTCGCCAACCAGCTCAGTGCCGCGGTGCGGCTGGTGCCTTTGGGCTCCACCGATGCCCAGCGGCTGCAACTGGCCCTGGCACCCCTGATTGCCTCTGAGGCCGCCTGCCTGGCCGAAACGGACCCCCAGACTCTCTGGAGTGGCGGGGTGGGCGCTGCTCTGGCCCAGTTGCGCCATGCTGAGCTCTACTCGAGGCTGTTCCGGAGCTGA
- the ureC gene encoding urease subunit alpha — protein sequence MPYRIDRRSYAQTYGPTTGDRLRLADTELILEVERDFTTYGDEVKFGGGKVIRDGMGQAQTTRAAGAVDTVITNALILDWWGIVKADIGLRDGRIVAIGKAGNPDISDGVDIVIGPGTEAIAGEGHILTAGAIDTHIHFICPQQIETALASGVTTLLGGGTGPATGSNATTCTPGAFHLARMLQAAEGLPVNLGFFGKGNASTPEALEEQVRAGACALKLHEDWGTTPAAIDCCLSVADRMDVQVCIHTDTLNEAGFVEDTIRAIGGRTIHTFHTEGAGGGHAPDIIRICGEANVLPSSTNPTRPYTRNTLEEHLDMLMVCHHLDPRIPEDVAFAESRIRRETIAAEDILHDLGAFSIIASDSQAMGRVGEVIIRTFQTAHKMKVQRGTLPDDAAGPGGGRNDNCRLKRYIAKVTINPAIAHGLDSQIGSVEVGKLADLVLWKPGFFGVKPELVIKGGSIVWAQMGDANASIPTPGPVHGRPMFAAYGRALAPSCLTFVSQAALDDDLPRRLGLSRPCVPVVNTRGGIDKGAMRNNTALPKMEVDPQTYEVYADGELLTCEPAEVLPMAQRYFLL from the coding sequence ATGCCCTACCGCATCGATCGCCGCTCCTACGCCCAGACCTACGGCCCCACCACCGGCGACCGCCTGCGGCTGGCGGACACCGAGCTGATCCTGGAGGTGGAGCGCGACTTCACCACCTATGGCGATGAGGTGAAGTTCGGCGGCGGCAAGGTCATCCGCGACGGCATGGGCCAGGCCCAGACCACCCGCGCCGCCGGGGCTGTGGACACGGTGATCACCAATGCCCTCATCCTCGACTGGTGGGGGATCGTCAAGGCCGACATCGGCCTGCGCGATGGCCGGATCGTGGCGATCGGCAAGGCGGGCAACCCCGACATCAGCGATGGCGTCGACATCGTGATCGGCCCGGGCACGGAAGCGATCGCCGGCGAGGGGCACATCCTGACCGCGGGCGCGATCGACACCCACATCCACTTCATCTGCCCGCAGCAGATCGAGACCGCCCTCGCCAGCGGGGTGACGACCCTGCTGGGTGGCGGCACCGGCCCGGCCACCGGCTCCAATGCCACCACCTGCACCCCCGGCGCCTTTCACCTGGCCCGCATGTTGCAGGCCGCCGAAGGCCTGCCGGTCAACCTGGGCTTCTTCGGCAAGGGCAACGCCAGCACGCCGGAAGCCCTGGAGGAGCAGGTCCGGGCCGGCGCCTGCGCCCTGAAGCTGCATGAAGACTGGGGCACCACCCCGGCCGCGATCGACTGCTGCCTCTCGGTGGCGGATCGGATGGATGTGCAGGTCTGCATCCACACCGACACCCTCAACGAAGCCGGCTTCGTGGAAGACACGATTCGCGCCATCGGCGGCCGCACCATCCACACCTTCCACACCGAGGGGGCCGGCGGCGGCCACGCGCCGGACATCATCCGCATCTGCGGCGAAGCCAACGTGCTGCCCAGCTCCACCAATCCAACCCGCCCCTACACGCGCAACACCCTGGAGGAGCACCTCGACATGCTGATGGTGTGCCACCACCTTGATCCGCGCATCCCGGAAGACGTGGCCTTCGCCGAGTCGCGCATCCGCCGCGAGACGATCGCCGCCGAAGACATCCTCCACGATCTCGGCGCCTTCAGCATCATCGCCAGCGACTCCCAGGCCATGGGGCGGGTGGGGGAGGTGATCATCCGCACCTTCCAGACCGCCCACAAGATGAAGGTGCAGCGCGGCACATTGCCGGACGATGCGGCGGGCCCCGGCGGCGGCCGCAACGACAACTGCCGACTGAAGCGCTATATCGCCAAGGTGACGATCAACCCGGCCATCGCCCACGGCCTCGACAGCCAGATCGGTTCGGTGGAGGTGGGCAAGCTGGCCGATCTGGTGCTGTGGAAACCGGGCTTCTTCGGCGTCAAGCCGGAACTGGTGATCAAGGGCGGCTCGATCGTCTGGGCCCAGATGGGCGATGCCAACGCCTCCATCCCCACCCCGGGCCCTGTGCACGGCAGGCCGATGTTCGCCGCCTACGGCAGGGCCCTGGCCCCCAGCTGCCTCACCTTCGTGAGCCAGGCTGCCCTGGACGACGACCTGCCGCGGCGCCTGGGGCTGAGCCGGCCCTGCGTTCCCGTGGTGAACACCCGCGGCGGCATCGACAAGGGGGCGATGCGCAACAACACGGCCCTACCCAAAATGGAGGTCGACCCCCAGACCTACGAGGTCTACGCCGACGGCGAGCTGCTCACCTGCGAGCCCGCCGAGGTGCTGCCGATGGCGCAGCGCTACTTCTTACTGTGA
- a CDS encoding circularly permuted type 2 ATP-grasp protein produces MFTEYKPNRGYDEYFSSTDEPRAALRPLLSSLGNLGLEELNRNHAAAGMLLKRLGATFRLNDSGNRGVERILPFDPLPRLIAVGEWQRLELGLIQRLEAIDHFLADVYGDQNILNDGVIPRSDVESSQGWRPQMQGFQLPLGRWCHISGLDLVRDGKGTWRVLEDNLRCPSGVAYFLENRRVMKRMFPSLFQGRTVQPIDDYPSHLLQTLRELAPWTETPKVVLLTPGVFNSAYFEHSYLAQQMGIQLVEGRDLICQDDRVWMRSTSGLEAVDVIYRRIDDDFLDPAVFRSDSMLGVRGLMAAYRAGRVAIANAPGTGVADDKLIYAYVPEMIRYYLHEEPIIENVPTYLCSRDEDQAYVLEHLGELVVKAVAEAGGYGMLIGPHASASEISEFADKIKANPRNYIAQPTLDLSTVPSLSDGELFPCHVDLRPYVLRGKGAWVSPGGLTRVALRRGSLVVNSSQGGGCKDTWIVDERQAEEVGAC; encoded by the coding sequence ATGTTTACCGAGTACAAACCCAACCGCGGCTACGACGAGTACTTCAGTTCCACCGATGAACCCCGGGCGGCCCTGCGGCCCCTGCTCTCCTCGCTCGGCAATCTGGGGCTGGAGGAACTCAACCGCAACCATGCCGCCGCCGGCATGCTGCTCAAACGTCTCGGGGCGACCTTCCGCCTCAATGATTCCGGCAACCGTGGCGTCGAGCGGATCCTGCCCTTCGATCCGCTGCCACGGCTGATCGCTGTCGGGGAATGGCAGCGGCTGGAACTCGGACTGATCCAGCGCCTCGAAGCGATCGACCACTTCCTGGCCGATGTCTACGGCGATCAGAACATCCTCAACGACGGCGTCATCCCCCGCTCCGACGTCGAGAGCTCCCAGGGCTGGCGCCCCCAGATGCAGGGATTCCAGCTGCCGCTGGGCCGCTGGTGCCACATTTCCGGCCTGGATCTGGTGCGCGATGGCAAAGGCACCTGGCGCGTGCTGGAGGACAACCTCCGCTGCCCCTCCGGGGTGGCCTACTTCCTGGAGAACCGGCGCGTGATGAAACGCATGTTCCCCAGCCTCTTCCAGGGCCGCACCGTCCAGCCGATCGACGATTACCCCTCTCACCTGCTGCAGACCCTGCGGGAACTCGCTCCCTGGACCGAAACGCCGAAGGTGGTGCTGCTGACGCCGGGTGTGTTCAACAGTGCCTATTTCGAGCACAGCTATCTCGCCCAGCAGATGGGCATTCAGCTGGTCGAGGGGCGTGATCTGATCTGCCAGGACGATCGGGTCTGGATGCGCAGCACCAGCGGCCTCGAGGCGGTGGATGTGATCTATCGCCGCATTGACGACGACTTCCTCGATCCGGCGGTGTTCCGCAGCGACTCCATGCTGGGGGTACGCGGCCTGATGGCCGCGTACCGCGCCGGCCGCGTCGCGATCGCCAACGCCCCCGGCACCGGCGTGGCCGACGACAAGCTGATCTATGCCTATGTGCCGGAGATGATCCGCTACTACCTCCACGAGGAGCCGATCATCGAGAACGTACCCACCTATCTCTGCTCCCGCGACGAGGATCAGGCCTACGTGCTGGAACATCTCGGCGAACTGGTGGTCAAGGCCGTGGCCGAGGCCGGTGGCTACGGCATGCTGATCGGCCCCCACGCCAGCGCCTCTGAGATCAGCGAGTTCGCCGACAAGATCAAGGCCAATCCCCGCAATTACATTGCCCAGCCCACCCTGGACCTCTCCACCGTTCCCTCCCTCAGCGACGGTGAACTCTTCCCCTGCCATGTCGACCTGCGGCCCTACGTGCTGCGCGGCAAGGGGGCCTGGGTCAGCCCGGGAGGGCTGACCCGCGTCGCCCTGCGGCGAGGCTCCCTGGTGGTGAACTCCTCCCAGGGGGGCGGCTGCAAGGACACCTGGATCGTGGACGAACGCCAGGCCGAGGAGGTGGGCGCATGCTGA
- a CDS encoding alpha-E domain-containing protein: MLSRVAESLYWINRYVERAENISRFVEVSEAMALDCPPGSAEPWLPLIDASGDRELFDKLCPAGSPTDVVQFLVHEVENPNSIVNCIAIARENARQIREVITTEMWEHINDLYWTLQENEAFWRKPPQEQLHEIRRGCQLFYGITDATLSRDLSWQFSRLGRLIERADKTTRILDVKYFLLLPSPAEVGGVLDELQWISLLRSAGAYQMFRQSSQRAIEPKAVAAFLLLDPVFPRSVRYCLERIHDTLRIVQGRSVPGAPDALECLSGLTLARWSYTRIDDLIATGLHEAIDAFQSDLNAIHDLIEARYFEVAIPTSSESSDSSDA; encoded by the coding sequence ATGCTGAGCCGCGTCGCTGAATCGCTCTACTGGATCAACCGCTATGTGGAGCGGGCCGAAAACATCTCCCGTTTCGTGGAGGTGAGTGAAGCCATGGCGCTCGACTGCCCGCCCGGCAGCGCTGAACCCTGGCTGCCCCTGATCGACGCCAGTGGGGATCGCGAGCTGTTCGACAAGCTCTGCCCGGCAGGCTCGCCCACCGACGTGGTGCAGTTTCTGGTGCATGAGGTCGAGAACCCCAACAGCATCGTCAATTGCATCGCCATCGCCCGTGAGAACGCCCGCCAGATCCGCGAGGTGATCACCACGGAGATGTGGGAGCACATCAACGATCTCTACTGGACCCTGCAGGAGAATGAGGCGTTCTGGCGCAAGCCTCCCCAGGAGCAGCTCCATGAGATCCGGCGGGGCTGCCAGTTGTTCTATGGCATCACCGATGCCACCCTCAGCCGCGACCTCTCCTGGCAGTTCAGCCGACTGGGTCGCCTGATCGAGCGGGCCGATAAGACCACCCGCATCCTTGATGTGAAGTACTTCCTGCTGTTGCCAAGCCCGGCGGAAGTGGGTGGTGTGCTCGACGAACTGCAGTGGATCTCCCTGCTGCGTTCGGCCGGGGCCTATCAGATGTTTCGTCAGTCGAGCCAGCGGGCGATCGAACCCAAGGCCGTGGCCGCCTTTCTGTTGCTGGATCCGGTGTTTCCCCGTTCGGTGCGTTACTGCCTGGAGCGCATTCACGACACCCTGAGAATCGTGCAGGGCCGCTCCGTGCCCGGCGCTCCCGATGCGCTCGAATGCCTCAGCGGCCTCACCCTGGCCCGCTGGAGTTACACCCGCATCGACGATCTGATCGCCACTGGTCTTCACGAGGCGATCGATGCCTTTCAGAGCGATCTCAACGCCATCCACGATCTGATCGAGGCCCGTTACTTCGAGGTGGCCATCCCCACCAGCTCGGAGAGCAGCGACAGCTCCGACGCCTGA
- a CDS encoding IS630 family transposase, which yields MALGRPMPPLVLSEDEVQQLRALANSRSLPHSIVQRAQIVLACGAGETNTAIAKRMGLTGMTVGKWRKRYRELGLEGLHDELRPGRPRTYEDDTVAEVINRALQTKPTDGSTQWSARSLAAATGISKTTVHRWLQTFSVQPHRQKSFKLSTDPFFVEKVRDIVGLYLNPPDKAMVLCVDEKTQIQALDRTQPLLPMGLGYVEGVTHDYIRHGTTTLFAALDVATGEVITQCKPRHRHQEFLGFLRQIEKSVPEELDVHLIVDNYCTHKHAKVRAWLAQRPRFHVHYTPTYASWINQVERWFGIITQRAIRRGSFSSVKELISKIEQFVAAYNKTKAPFNWTATADSILEKLQRLCSQISGTAH from the coding sequence GTGGCGCTTGGTCGTCCGATGCCTCCGCTGGTCCTCAGCGAGGACGAGGTTCAGCAGTTGCGGGCCCTTGCAAATTCCCGGTCGTTGCCGCATTCGATCGTGCAGCGCGCTCAGATCGTGCTGGCCTGCGGTGCCGGCGAGACCAACACCGCCATCGCCAAACGGATGGGGCTGACGGGGATGACCGTTGGCAAGTGGCGCAAGCGGTACCGGGAGCTGGGCCTGGAGGGCCTGCATGACGAGCTGCGGCCGGGTAGGCCTCGCACCTACGAGGACGACACGGTGGCGGAGGTGATCAACCGGGCACTGCAGACCAAGCCCACCGATGGCAGCACCCAGTGGTCTGCGCGCTCCCTCGCGGCTGCCACCGGCATCTCCAAAACCACCGTTCACCGCTGGCTGCAGACTTTCTCGGTCCAGCCCCACCGGCAGAAGTCGTTCAAGCTCTCCACCGACCCGTTCTTTGTGGAGAAGGTCCGCGACATCGTCGGCCTGTACCTGAACCCTCCGGATAAGGCGATGGTGCTCTGCGTCGACGAGAAGACGCAGATCCAGGCACTGGACCGCACCCAGCCGCTGTTGCCCATGGGCCTGGGTTACGTGGAGGGCGTCACCCACGACTACATCCGCCACGGCACCACCACGCTGTTCGCTGCTCTGGATGTGGCAACAGGCGAGGTGATCACCCAATGCAAGCCCCGCCATAGGCATCAGGAGTTCCTGGGGTTCCTGCGCCAGATCGAGAAGTCGGTCCCCGAGGAGCTTGATGTCCACTTGATCGTCGACAACTACTGCACCCACAAGCACGCCAAGGTGAGGGCCTGGCTGGCGCAGCGGCCCCGCTTCCACGTGCACTACACACCGACCTACGCCTCCTGGATCAACCAGGTGGAGCGTTGGTTTGGGATCATCACCCAGCGGGCGATCCGACGCGGCAGCTTCTCCAGCGTCAAGGAGTTGATCTCCAAGATCGAGCAATTCGTGGCGGCCTACAACAAGACCAAGGCGCCGTTCAACTGGACGGCCACAGCGGATTCAATCCTGGAGAAGCTCCAGCGACTTTGCTCGCAGATCTCCGGGACGGCACACTAG
- a CDS encoding urease subunit beta: protein MAPLIPGELLSEPGTLELNAGRPVTTLLVANSGDRPIQVGSHFHFHEANSALRFDRDAARGLRLDIPAGTAIRFEPGDSREVQLVPFTGERQVFGFNGLVNGPLD from the coding sequence ATGGCCCCCCTGATTCCCGGCGAACTGCTGAGCGAACCCGGCACGCTTGAACTCAACGCCGGGCGGCCGGTCACCACCCTGCTGGTGGCCAACAGCGGCGACCGGCCGATCCAGGTGGGGTCTCACTTCCATTTCCACGAGGCCAACAGTGCCCTCAGGTTCGACCGCGACGCCGCCCGGGGCCTGCGGCTCGACATCCCGGCCGGCACCGCGATCCGCTTCGAGCCGGGCGACAGCCGCGAGGTGCAGCTGGTGCCGTTCACCGGAGAGCGCCAGGTGTTCGGCTTCAACGGCCTGGTGAACGGTCCATTGGACTGA
- a CDS encoding IS1182 family transposase, which yields MQKRKTFRPWQPQQATLLPPSPREWLSEDHQVYFLLDLVDELDLSAILVPAQAKDPRGEKGFDPRMMTMLLLYAYCVGIVSSRKIERACYEDLAFRVLTGNQQPDHSRISEFRRRNLDALKGLFIQILRLCQKAGMVSLGHVALDGTKVQANASKHKAMSHERMLRAEKELQKEINALIRKAEILDAQEDRRYGKGNLGSELPDELRHKQGRLAKIRQARKEMEAETAAAAARQRQEEAEKARAKATAAEESDGSAPEQAELNRKAEAAAAKAAAAGDKAIEAAESAGLEPPDLEPLASDAMPRRGLARKADGTPTAKTQRNFTDSDSHLMQSGGTYLQGYNCQLAVDSDHQVIVAVGVSNQPPDVEHLEPMLERIAASAGELPDVMTMDAGYWSDDNAGHCEDLGIDAYIATGRLPHGKPPPPQRGPLPRDADARTRMARKIRSKKGSRIYAQRKAIVEPVNGQIKEGRGLRRFLLRGLEKVDGEWHLIAATHNLLKLFRYRRSQQQLWAAATG from the coding sequence ATGCAGAAGCGCAAGACCTTTCGCCCCTGGCAGCCGCAGCAGGCCACCCTGCTGCCGCCGTCACCGCGTGAGTGGCTCTCAGAAGACCACCAGGTGTATTTCCTGCTGGACCTGGTGGATGAGCTGGATCTCTCCGCGATCCTCGTACCCGCTCAGGCCAAGGACCCCCGCGGAGAGAAGGGATTCGATCCACGCATGATGACGATGCTGCTGCTTTACGCCTACTGCGTGGGCATCGTCTCCTCCAGGAAGATCGAGCGGGCCTGCTACGAGGATCTGGCATTCCGCGTGCTGACCGGCAACCAGCAGCCGGACCACAGCCGAATCAGCGAGTTCCGCCGGCGCAACCTTGATGCCCTCAAGGGCCTGTTTATTCAGATCCTGCGCCTGTGCCAGAAGGCGGGGATGGTGAGCCTGGGCCATGTGGCCCTCGATGGCACCAAGGTGCAGGCCAATGCCTCCAAGCACAAGGCGATGAGCCACGAGCGGATGCTCAGGGCGGAGAAGGAGCTCCAGAAGGAAATCAACGCCTTGATCCGCAAGGCCGAGATCCTGGATGCCCAGGAAGACCGGCGCTACGGCAAAGGAAACCTGGGCAGTGAACTTCCCGATGAGCTGCGCCACAAGCAGGGCCGCCTCGCAAAAATCCGTCAGGCCCGCAAGGAGATGGAGGCGGAAACCGCTGCAGCTGCAGCGCGGCAGCGGCAGGAGGAAGCCGAGAAGGCCAGAGCCAAAGCGACCGCAGCCGAGGAATCGGATGGATCGGCCCCTGAGCAGGCCGAGCTGAACAGGAAAGCGGAAGCCGCAGCGGCAAAGGCAGCAGCGGCGGGGGACAAAGCCATCGAGGCCGCCGAGAGCGCTGGCCTCGAGCCACCAGATCTGGAGCCACTCGCCTCTGACGCGATGCCCAGGCGTGGTCTGGCGAGAAAGGCTGACGGCACACCGACGGCCAAGACCCAACGGAATTTCACAGATTCCGACAGCCACCTCATGCAGTCCGGCGGCACCTACCTGCAGGGCTACAACTGCCAGCTGGCGGTCGACAGTGACCACCAGGTGATCGTGGCGGTGGGCGTCAGCAACCAGCCACCGGACGTGGAGCACCTGGAGCCCATGCTGGAGCGGATCGCCGCCAGCGCCGGTGAACTGCCGGACGTGATGACGATGGATGCGGGCTACTGGAGCGACGACAACGCAGGTCACTGTGAGGACCTTGGCATTGACGCCTACATCGCCACCGGCCGTCTGCCGCATGGGAAGCCGCCACCGCCACAGCGAGGACCGCTGCCCAGAGATGCCGACGCCAGAACCCGCATGGCCCGCAAGATCAGAAGCAAGAAGGGATCCAGGATCTACGCCCAGCGCAAAGCGATCGTGGAGCCGGTGAACGGCCAGATCAAGGAAGGCCGGGGCCTGCGGCGGTTTCTCTTGCGGGGCCTGGAGAAGGTCGATGGTGAATGGCATCTGATCGCTGCCACCCACAACCTGCTCAAGTTGTTCCGGTACAGGCGATCACAGCAGCAGCTCTGGGCAGCAGCGACGGGATGA
- a CDS encoding PilZ domain-containing protein, translating into MTSQGHYLPFSDSDPGLATEGLEYPGSFFAGTTLQPSIGPSDDQDSRRHLRNPVEACRPIAVQVLDDLGQPASAWYLADILDVSVGGFCLLITEDQPMPLAQRLRIRLDVRPHPSFGVDVMPAVLRWFVRSGFVVTLGVGFEKPLDSLPLLLPCRRSTKRQITA; encoded by the coding sequence ATGACCTCCCAGGGCCATTACCTCCCCTTCAGTGATTCCGATCCCGGCCTGGCCACTGAAGGGCTGGAGTATCCGGGCAGTTTCTTTGCCGGCACGACCCTGCAGCCGTCCATTGGCCCCAGCGACGATCAGGACTCCCGCCGACATCTGCGCAATCCAGTGGAGGCCTGCCGCCCGATTGCCGTGCAGGTGCTGGATGATCTCGGCCAACCTGCCTCTGCCTGGTATCTCGCCGACATCCTTGATGTGAGCGTGGGCGGCTTCTGTCTGCTGATTACGGAAGACCAGCCCATGCCCCTGGCCCAGCGCCTGCGGATACGACTGGATGTGCGGCCCCATCCCTCCTTCGGCGTGGACGTGATGCCGGCCGTGCTGCGCTGGTTCGTACGCTCCGGCTTTGTGGTCACCCTCGGCGTGGGCTTTGAGAAGCCCCTCGACTCGCTGCCCCTTCTGCTGCCCTGCCGCCGGTCCACCAAGCGTCAAATCACTGCCTGA